The bacterium genome includes a region encoding these proteins:
- a CDS encoding CarD family transcriptional regulator, which produces MSIASYLVASLTPYFLKKRLFWFEKNFEKIRQLAKSQPWWQRNCLFLGKGKSFLFSSLVQKLLDLGYERVQEITFPGEFSQRGGLIDVFPINSPIALRLEFFGNIVEEIQEISFKIPDEKRVRQVLEDKLKSQKLFSGLKGLLPGDYVVHLDHGVARFIGISYLVSGSWYRENEVPDTKYKIQDTPLRQSSGGQAKYYILEYASQDRLYVPLGLERKLSRYVGFVEPKISRLGSQAWQKTKRKIKQEVERFAKELLQIYAQREIASRPPYSKDKELELILEAGFPFQETADQIRALAEIEKDLGRSKPMDRLLCGDVGFGKTEVALRAMLIAVSAGWQAAFLCPTTILANQHFQNFKQRLKNLPVGLAVLTRLQTKKEQKETVEKLKSGRVDILVGTHRLLSKDVSSCLFGKGGGLLVIDDEQRFGVRQKEKLKKIRASLDILSLSATPIPRTLYLALSSLREMSLIQTPPKDRLPIKTFIIPWSEKTVKKAVDNEISRGGQVYYLHNRVATIEKARASLEKLLPRVKIGLAHGRMKEKALLKVMADFQSKEIDLLLATTIIENGIDFPNVNTLIVEDASRLGLAQAYQIRGRVGRFSSQAFAYFLHPQRLLMKAKQRLTALKQAETLGSGWQIAIKDLEIRGAGNILGKEQSGSINQVGLNLYCQMLSETVARQKT; this is translated from the coding sequence TTGTCAATAGCAAGCTATCTCGTCGCCAGCCTCACCCCCTACTTTCTCAAGAAGAGGTTGTTTTGGTTTGAAAAGAACTTTGAGAAAATCCGTCAGCTGGCCAAAAGCCAGCCCTGGTGGCAAAGAAACTGCCTGTTTTTGGGAAAAGGTAAATCTTTTCTCTTTTCCAGTCTCGTCCAAAAACTCCTCGACCTTGGCTACGAAAGGGTCCAGGAAATAACTTTCCCGGGAGAGTTCTCTCAGAGAGGCGGCCTGATCGATGTTTTTCCGATAAACTCTCCGATAGCCTTAAGGCTTGAGTTCTTCGGAAACATTGTTGAAGAAATTCAAGAGATCTCTTTTAAAATACCGGATGAAAAAAGAGTCAGGCAGGTTCTCGAAGACAAGCTCAAATCCCAAAAGCTTTTCTCTGGCCTGAAAGGCCTGCTGCCCGGAGACTACGTCGTCCACCTTGACCACGGCGTGGCCAGATTTATAGGTATCTCGTATCTAGTATCTGGTAGCTGGTATCGGGAAAACGAAGTACCGGATACTAAATACAAAATACAAGATACCCCCCTTCGCCAAAGCTCCGGAGGGCAGGCAAAATACTATATTTTAGAGTATGCCTCCCAAGACAGGCTTTATGTTCCCTTAGGGTTAGAAAGAAAGCTGTCTAGATACGTCGGTTTTGTCGAGCCGAAAATCTCAAGACTGGGGTCCCAAGCCTGGCAAAAAACCAAAAGGAAGATAAAGCAAGAAGTCGAAAGGTTCGCCAAAGAGCTCCTCCAGATCTATGCCCAGAGGGAAATCGCCTCTCGGCCTCCTTACTCTAAAGACAAGGAGCTGGAATTGATTCTGGAAGCCGGTTTTCCTTTTCAGGAAACCGCAGATCAAATCAGAGCTCTGGCGGAAATAGAAAAAGACTTGGGCCGGTCAAAACCAATGGACAGATTATTGTGCGGCGACGTGGGATTTGGCAAAACCGAAGTCGCCCTCAGGGCAATGCTGATAGCCGTTTCTGCCGGCTGGCAAGCGGCTTTTCTTTGCCCGACCACCATTCTGGCAAATCAGCATTTCCAGAATTTCAAACAAAGGCTAAAGAATCTGCCGGTCGGCCTGGCCGTTCTTACCAGGCTTCAGACCAAAAAAGAACAGAAAGAGACCGTCGAAAAACTGAAATCCGGCAGAGTTGATATTCTCGTTGGCACCCACCGGCTTTTGTCAAAAGACGTTTCCTCCTGCCTGTTTGGAAAAGGCGGGGGGCTGCTGGTGATTGACGACGAACAAAGATTCGGAGTCAGACAAAAGGAAAAACTGAAAAAGATAAGAGCTTCTCTTGATATCCTTTCTTTGTCGGCCACGCCCATACCAAGAACCCTTTACCTGGCTCTTTCTTCTTTAAGAGAAATGAGCCTGATTCAGACTCCGCCAAAAGATCGCCTGCCGATCAAAACTTTCATAATCCCCTGGTCGGAAAAAACAGTTAAAAAGGCTGTCGATAATGAGATTTCAAGGGGCGGCCAGGTGTATTACCTCCACAACCGAGTTGCCACTATTGAAAAAGCAAGAGCCTCGCTGGAAAAACTCCTGCCGAGAGTCAAAATTGGCCTGGCTCACGGCCGAATGAAAGAAAAGGCTTTGCTAAAAGTGATGGCTGATTTCCAGTCAAAAGAAATTGATCTGCTTTTGGCGACGACTATCATTGAAAATGGGATTGATTTTCCCAACGTCAACACCTTGATCGTCGAAGACGCCAGCCGGCTGGGCCTGGCCCAGGCCTACCAAATCAGAGGCAGAGTCGGCAGGTTCTCTTCCCAAGCCTTTGCCTATTTCCTGCACCCGCAAAGACTTCTAATGAAAGCTAAACAAAGATTGACTGCCTTAAAGCAGGCAGAAACTTTGGGTTCCGGCTGGCAGATCGCCATCAAAGACCTGGAAATCAGAGGAGC